Proteins encoded by one window of Lepeophtheirus salmonis chromosome 3, UVic_Lsal_1.4, whole genome shotgun sequence:
- the LOC121114314 gene encoding aminopeptidase N, whose protein sequence is MSRLLFLILQCLLFFNCVRALDLRLPHHIKPKSYDIQINPQYEETNNLSGVVQIEVECIMEGSKNITLHAKLINITHMNIIEKVSQNDIEIMKSSKGENGTDFVIIHLLNNLQNGSVYILTMNYTTIVDKTIDPYVNFVGGNQSTKGFLFDNGVYYTRLLPIFARTVFPCFDEPSFKSVFNITLRRPINMTSISNMPIKRTIIPKNSEDIVYDIFDSTPLMSTYLVAFAITNYTNEIIPSNNTVELRIWSSEEDKSKTCRAKQVTPTLYKYLNGYFGINLPIPKQDMIPIPKLYPAAWENWGLITFQSRLLLIEENVTSIRSLFLNDIILILISHELTHQWMGNLVTPSWWDELWLKEGTSLYISYFVLSSFFPNEGSLDRFMIFVFQKAMKKDCTIFSKPIKREITTNEQIFNMFDYITYKKSASIIRMISGIIGEDKLQKAFKNIMQKYGLKNINKDLFWKEIDGVVSCKKHLFPKKMKLEVLMESWFNQEGYPVINVSPNFKNGSIQISQNIFVAGSSSKETNDNVWWVPLKYNIINKRRKRITKLIWLNDTKLNQVYRDVDLMNRSHCLYPVIFNINQTGYYRINYNDENWKRITQYLRFNYTKIYKYNRVQLVDDSFSLAMKGFLSYLVPFKITTYLPNEDQPLIWITFFEKLSDITSKIFRIELHDNIKVYLRNITQKLFDKYQKEYLESRDALHKKLWQLSTQWSCKMDNPKCINISIKAVEEWMKNNTKVPNEEIFEALVCTAIRNGNESVWNFVASQYSSIINPNNIVTGLACSTNKSIIEKYLDMTRENQTFHSKANIVFEKVCETQNGRSSFFNFIKMYYDEMEESKDMEESLYKVLKLSNNNTCFDEVADFIKEKIEFSESEIEEIRKQWNQNQADIRIVNDWIQTKKTII, encoded by the exons GCTCTAGATTTACGATTACCCCATCATATTAAACCTAAAAGCTATGATATCCAAATCAATCCACAATATGAAGAAACCAATAATCTATCTGGAGTCGTCCAAATTGAAGTTGAGTGCATTATGGAAGGgtctaaaaatataactttgcatgccaaattgattaatattacacatatgaacataattgaaaaagtttcGCAAAATGACATAGAAATTATGAAATCATCAAAAGGAGAAAATGGTACAGactttgttattattcatttattaaataatctgCAAAATGGATCAGTTTACATTCTGACGATGAATTACACTACAATAGTTGATAAAACGATTGATCCATATGTTAACTTTGTTGGAGGAAACCAAAGTACTAAGGGATTTCTTTTTGATaa tGGAGTTTACTACACTCGACTGTTACCCATATTTGCACGAACTGTCTTTCCTTGCTTTGACGAGCCAAGTTTTAAGTCCGTATTTAATATAACACTTCGTCGTCCAATAAATATGACTTCCATTTCAAATATGCCTATCAAAAGAACAATTATACCTAA AAATTCTGAGGATATTGTCTACGATATTTTCGACTCCACTCCATTGATGAGCACATATCTTGTGGCATTTGCCATTACAAATTacacaaatgaaataattccCTCAAATAATACTGTGGAATTAAGAATTTGGAGTTCTGAAGAAGACAAGTCAAAAACATGTAGGGCAAAACAGGTTACTccaactttatataaatatttaaatggctATTTTGGAATCAATCTGCCGATACCTAAGCAA GATATGATTCCAATCCCTAAATTGTATCCAGCTGCATGGGAAAATTGGGGTCTAATAACTTTCCAATCTCGATTACTGTTAATAGAAGAAAATGTAACATCAATTAggtctttgtttttaaatgacataattcTAATCCTTATATCACATGAGCTTACACATCAGTGGATGg gtAATCTTGTAACTCCATCGTGGTGGGATGAACTATGGTTAAAAGAAGGGACTTCACTTTATATATCCTATTTTgttttatcaagtttttttccaaatgagGGCTCATTGGATagatttatgatttttgtttttcaaaaagcaaTGAAAAAGGATTGTACTATCTTTTCTAAACCGATTAAGAGAGAAATAACGACCAacgaacaaatatttaatatgtttgattatataacttataaaaaaagtgcTTCAATCATTAGAATGATAAGCGGTATCATTGGAGAAGATAAACTTCAAAAGGCTTTCAAGAATATAATGCAAAAGTA tggattgaaaaatattaacaaagatttattttggaaagaaattgaTGGTGTCGTATCTTGTAAAAAacatctttttccaaaaaaaatgaaattggagGTTTTGATGGAATCATGGTTTAATCAAGAAGGATATCCAGTCATAAACGTGTccccaaatttcaaaaatggttcTATTCAGATTTCTCAG AACATTTTTGTCGCTGGTTCTTCAAGTAAAGAAACAAATGATAATGTTTGGTGGgtaccattaaaatataatatcataaacaAACGCAGAAAACGAATAACTaaacttatttggctaaatgATACTAAATTGAATCAAGTATATCGGGATGTGGATTTGATGAATAGATCTCATTGTTTATACCCTGTGATTTTCAACATTAATCAAACAG GATACTATCGAATTAACTACAATGACGAAAATTGGAAACGAATAACGCAATATCTACGTTttaattacacaaaaatatacaaatataacagAGTTCAATTGGTAGATGACTCATTTAGTCTGGCTATGAAAGGATTCCTCAGTTACCTAGTCCCCTTTAAAATAACTACATACTTGCCAAATGAAGATCAACCATTGATATGGATAACCTTCTTTGAAAAGCTGTCAGACatcacatcaaaaatatttagaattgaaCTGCATGACAACATAAAG GTTTATTTACGaaatataactcaaaaattgTTCGATAAATATCAAAAGGAATATCTAGAATCAAGGGATGCCTTGCATAAAAAACTGTGGCAGCTGTCAACTCAATGGTCCTGCAAAATGGACAATCCaaagtgtataaatatatccatCAAGGCAGTTGAGGAATGGatgaaaaataacactaaagttcctaa TGAAGAAATTTTTGAAGCTTTGGTTTGTACAGCAATTCGAAATGGAAACGAATCGGTTTGGAACTTTGTTGCTAGTCAATATTCATCGATtattaatccaaataatattgtaaCAGGCTTAGCATGTTcaacaaataagtcaattatagaaaa ATATTTGGACATGACTCGTGAAAACCAAACATTTCATTCCAAAGCAAACATCGTTTTTGAAAAGGTCTGTGAGACCCAAAACGGACGatcttcatttttcaattttattaaaatgtattatgatGAAATGGAGGAATC gaaGGATATGGAAGAGTCATTGTATAAAGTTTTGAAACTCTCCAATAACAATACGTGTTTTGATGAG GTTGCTGATTTCATTAAGGAAAAGATAGAGTTTTCTGAATCTGAAATAGAAGAAATCAGAAAACAATGGAACCAGAATCAAGCTGATATCCGAATTGTAAATGACTggattcaaacaaaaaaaactattatatga